A window of the Magnetococcales bacterium genome harbors these coding sequences:
- a CDS encoding FHIPEP family type III secretion protein gives MAVGIISVLAVMIIPLPPPLLDLLLSVNIAMAIVILLTTVYVHKPLEFSAFPSVLLLTTLFRLALNVSSTRLVLLHGSEGESAAGEVIRAFGQFVVGGNTVVGLVVFFILVVINFVVITKGAGRIAEVAARFTLDKMPGKQMAIDADLNSG, from the coding sequence ATGGCTGTCGGGATCATCTCCGTATTGGCGGTGATGATCATTCCTCTGCCACCACCGCTGCTCGATCTCCTGTTGTCCGTCAATATCGCCATGGCCATCGTCATTCTTCTGACGACGGTCTATGTCCACAAGCCGTTGGAATTTTCGGCCTTTCCCAGCGTCCTGCTGCTGACCACCCTGTTTCGCCTGGCCCTGAACGTCTCCTCGACCCGTCTGGTGCTGCTGCACGGCTCGGAAGGGGAGTCGGCTGCGGGGGAGGTCATCCGCGCCTTCGGCCAGTTCGTGGTCGGGGGCAACACCGTGGTCGGACTGGTGGTCTTCTTCATCCTGGTGGTGATCAACTTCGTGGTCATCACCAAGGGCGCCGGGCGTATCGCCGAAGTGGCCGCCCGATTCACCTTGGACAAGATGCCCGGCAAGCAGATGGCCATCGACGCCGATCTCAACTCGGG